The following are from one region of the Passer domesticus isolate bPasDom1 chromosome 13, bPasDom1.hap1, whole genome shotgun sequence genome:
- the LOC135280346 gene encoding E3 ubiquitin-protein ligase Midline-1-like isoform X2, whose protein sequence is MAEAGEGCVGAGSLRAELTCPICLELYREPMSLSCGHSFCRLCIEEALYSQCLWTCPTCMADLGVTLELHNNFKLRSIVEAFKATTSKGQQARRESLQQDEGTEKGKTDVVPCEQCLDGPQPAVKTCLICEVSLCQAHLSKHNARDFHQEHVLVEVGAGKAEERRCRHHGKLLECYCPREEECICVLCSMAGAHKGHEVITLKEGHDKELVKLSSTMTDLQESKSDLVTALEELQETENQIKNDTKTLTSDLKQLFKSIRAELDKKQRMMLRDIQSYEEENLAVVTNTRKEMQQKRDQAEQNLQALQMIKEQPDIFLFFKDLKEVTDRIASLDLVTEDVKVEAVQLNDRLMTQYETQKKKFLLHLDYLLNDVREQYRQGNEEEE, encoded by the exons ATGGCCGAAGCTGGGGAGGGATGCGTAGGGGCTGGCAGCCTGAGGGCCGAGCTCACCTGCCCCATCTGCCTGGAGCTGTACCGGGAGCCGATGTCGCTGAGCTGCGGCCACAGCTTCTGCCGGCTGTGCATTGAGGAGGCGCTGTACTCGCAGTGCCTCTGGACCTGCCCCACATGCATGGCCGACCTGGGTGTCACCCTGGAGCTACACAACAACTTCAAGCTGCGCAGCATCGTGGAGGCATTTAAGGCCACCACTTCCAAAGGACAACAGGCTCGAAGAGAAAGCCTCCAGCAGGACGAAGGCACCGAGAAGGGGAAAACAGACGTGGTTCCCTGTGAGCAGTGCCTGGATGGACCCCAGCCAGCTGTGAAAACCTGCCTGATTTGCGAGGTGTCCTTGTGCCAGGCCCACCTGAGCAAACACAACGCCAGGGATTTCCATCAAGAACATGTCCTGGTGGAGGTGGGAGCAGGCAAGGCGGAGGAGAGGAGGTGCCGGCATCACGGCAAGCTGCTGGAATGCTACTGCCCGAGGGAGGAGGAGTGCATCTGCGTGCTCTGCTCCATGGCTGGGGCCCATAAGGGCCACGAGGTCATCACCCTGAAGGAGGGACACGACAAAGAGCTG GTTAAACTCTCCAGCACCATGACAGACCTGCAGGAATCTAAAAGTGATTTAGTTACTGCCCTAGAAGAGCTTCAGGAAACCGAGAATCAGATCAAG aaCGATACCAAAACACTGACTTCTGACCTAAAACAGCTGTTTAAAAGTATAAGGGCAGAGCTTGATAAGAAACAGAGGATGATGCTGCGTGACATTCAGTCTTATGAGGAAGAAAACCTGGCAGTTGTCACCAACACAAGGAAGGAAATGCAACAGAAGAGAGACCAGGCTGAGCAGAATCTTCAGGCTTTGCAGATGATAAAAGAGCAACCAgatattttcctcttcttcaaA GATCTGAAAGAAGTCACAGACAG GATTGCGAGTCTGGATCTGGTCACTGAGGATGTGAAGGTGGAGGCAGTGCAGCTGAATGACAGGCTGATGACCCAGTATGAAACccagaaaaagaagtttttgttGCATCTGGACTATCTGCTGAACGATGTGCGCG aacaATATCGCCAAGGAAATGAGGAGGAAGAG TGA
- the LOC135280346 gene encoding E3 ubiquitin-protein ligase Midline-1-like isoform X1 encodes MAEAGEGCVGAGSLRAELTCPICLELYREPMSLSCGHSFCRLCIEEALYSQCLWTCPTCMADLGVTLELHNNFKLRSIVEAFKATTSKGQQARRESLQQDEGTEKGKTDVVPCEQCLDGPQPAVKTCLICEVSLCQAHLSKHNARDFHQEHVLVEVGAGKAEERRCRHHGKLLECYCPREEECICVLCSMAGAHKGHEVITLKEGHDKELVKLSSTMTDLQESKSDLVTALEELQETENQIKNDTKTLTSDLKQLFKSIRAELDKKQRMMLRDIQSYEEENLAVVTNTRKEMQQKRDQAEQNLQALQMIKEQPDIFLFFKDLKEVTDRIASLDLVTEDVKVEAVQLNDRLMTQYETQKKKFLLHLDYLLNDVREQYRQGNEEEEVQM; translated from the exons ATGGCCGAAGCTGGGGAGGGATGCGTAGGGGCTGGCAGCCTGAGGGCCGAGCTCACCTGCCCCATCTGCCTGGAGCTGTACCGGGAGCCGATGTCGCTGAGCTGCGGCCACAGCTTCTGCCGGCTGTGCATTGAGGAGGCGCTGTACTCGCAGTGCCTCTGGACCTGCCCCACATGCATGGCCGACCTGGGTGTCACCCTGGAGCTACACAACAACTTCAAGCTGCGCAGCATCGTGGAGGCATTTAAGGCCACCACTTCCAAAGGACAACAGGCTCGAAGAGAAAGCCTCCAGCAGGACGAAGGCACCGAGAAGGGGAAAACAGACGTGGTTCCCTGTGAGCAGTGCCTGGATGGACCCCAGCCAGCTGTGAAAACCTGCCTGATTTGCGAGGTGTCCTTGTGCCAGGCCCACCTGAGCAAACACAACGCCAGGGATTTCCATCAAGAACATGTCCTGGTGGAGGTGGGAGCAGGCAAGGCGGAGGAGAGGAGGTGCCGGCATCACGGCAAGCTGCTGGAATGCTACTGCCCGAGGGAGGAGGAGTGCATCTGCGTGCTCTGCTCCATGGCTGGGGCCCATAAGGGCCACGAGGTCATCACCCTGAAGGAGGGACACGACAAAGAGCTG GTTAAACTCTCCAGCACCATGACAGACCTGCAGGAATCTAAAAGTGATTTAGTTACTGCCCTAGAAGAGCTTCAGGAAACCGAGAATCAGATCAAG aaCGATACCAAAACACTGACTTCTGACCTAAAACAGCTGTTTAAAAGTATAAGGGCAGAGCTTGATAAGAAACAGAGGATGATGCTGCGTGACATTCAGTCTTATGAGGAAGAAAACCTGGCAGTTGTCACCAACACAAGGAAGGAAATGCAACAGAAGAGAGACCAGGCTGAGCAGAATCTTCAGGCTTTGCAGATGATAAAAGAGCAACCAgatattttcctcttcttcaaA GATCTGAAAGAAGTCACAGACAG GATTGCGAGTCTGGATCTGGTCACTGAGGATGTGAAGGTGGAGGCAGTGCAGCTGAATGACAGGCTGATGACCCAGTATGAAACccagaaaaagaagtttttgttGCATCTGGACTATCTGCTGAACGATGTGCGCG aacaATATCGCCAAGGAAATGAGGAGGAAGAG